The Candidatus Caldatribacterium sp. genomic sequence TATTCTTCCTGAGGATGTGAATTCTTTCCTCGAATCGAAGGGCTCTGAATGCACGTTCCTTGATTTTGGCGGATTTTACCTATTTCCAGGCTTGATCGACCTTCATGTGCATGGTGCAGCAGGGTCTGACTTTATGGATAGCGATCCCGAGGGGGTTCAAAGAGTTGCCGCTTTCCTTCTCCACGAAGGGGTAACGAGGTTTCTTGCTACGACCATGACAGAGAAAAAGGAGCGTATCCTTTCGGCAATTCGAACTATTGTTGCTTCTTCTCAAGCGCTTCCCTCTCTTTTAGGGATTCACCTTGAGGGTCCTTATCTCTCCTTGGGAAAGCGGGGGGCACACAATCCCTCTTTTGTCCGTCTGCCTGACGTGAGAGAGATGGAAGAATTCCTCGAAGCGGGGACTGGCCTTATAAAAAGAGTGACTATTGCCCCAGAAATTGAAGGGGCCTTAGAGTTAATAGGT encodes the following:
- a CDS encoding amidohydrolase family protein — protein: MERPLLVRGQVVTPSRVLQGGALFVREGRIEEVILPEDVNSFLESKGSECTFLDFGGFYLFPGLIDLHVHGAAGSDFMDSDPEGVQRVAAFLLHEGVTRFLATTMTEKKERILSAIRTIVASSQALPSLLGIHLEGPYLSLGKRGAHNPSFVRLPDVREMEEFLEAGTGLIKRVTIAPEIEGALELIG